In the genome of Chloroflexota bacterium, the window ACGGCAACCTATACGACCTGGAAGGACCTGCCGGCAGCATGACCATTCACCACGGCAATCTGCTGCACTACACGCATCCCAATAACAGCGATACGCCGCGGCGGGCGTTGGTCTACCAGATCGCGGCCGGCGACGCGGCGCTGCTCGGCGGCAACTTCTTCAAAGTCTGGCCGGTCTATTTGCACGGCAGCGATCCTTTGGTTGCACGCTTCTTGGACGGGTCGCTGCAACGCCTGCCGCAGCCTTTCCGCAACCAGGGAGGACTGGACAGCTAAGTCGTTGACTTTAACGGAAACTGCCCCCTATGATTAAGGCGTGCCTGTAACGGTACACGGTGCGAACAGAGAATGGTGCGCATGTTCGGGGGAACTGCTGGGGGACTGCTATGTCTGCTGAACGCTATCTTCAAATCGGCGAGGTAGCCGAGCAACTGGGTCTTACGCCACGCACGCTGCGGTATTACGAAGAAATCGGCTTGCTCGCGCCGCCCTCTCGCATGGAAGGCGGCTTCCGCCTCTATTCGGCTGCAGATATTGACCGCCTGGAGAATATCGTGCAGCTCAAGCGGCTGCTGGGCTTTTCGCTGCGCGAAATCAAACAGGTGGTGGAGGCGATGGAGTCGCTCAAGCTGCTGCGGCAAGAAAGCAAGCAGGCGTCCGACCTGGAAACGAAGCGGGATTCCTTGCGGAAGGGTTTGGAAATTCTGGAGCAACAGGTCGAAGTGCTGGATGGGCGCATGCGCCAGGTGGCTGAAATGCGCGACCAATTTGACGAGCGTTCCCTGCGCGTACGGGAACGGCTGGAGCAGATCGAAACCGAACTCCAAGCTGTCGCCGTGAACACTACTACGTGAGCAGCGACGCCAACGCCCCTACGTGCCGCGAGAGCCGACGCTCGTACTTGGCGGCGCGAGGCAAACGCAGCAAAGTTTCGTCAAGCGGGCCGGTGTAGGTTGTCTTGGCAAGGATTCGCCCTCTTTCCGCTTCAAGTACGGGTCAGGCTCTAGACAATTCCGAGCGGAGAGCCCGTTTTGCATACCGCGCATGCTTTGCACAAGACAGGTCGGCAGGCAAATAGACTTCCATGCCCTGGGGAGACTCCCTATCGAGGTACGGAACAGGCTTTGCGGGGTAGAGCCAAGGGCGCATAGCGGACTCCTATTTCGTGGCCTGATTGGCGCGCGGTATGATCCTACTCTTCGGGCCAAAGGCGCACGAATTACTCCCACTCCTCGGGCCCAAGGTGGGCGACATGCTCCTACCCCCCGGGCCAAAGGTGCGCGACCTGCTCTTACTCCTTGAGCAAAAGGCGCACGGATTGCTCTCACTCCCCGGGCCCAGCGCGCGCGATGTGCTCCCTCTCCTCGGGCCAAAGGCACACGATATGCTCCCTCTCCTCGGGCCAAAGGCGCACGGTAAGCTCCCTCTCCCTGGGGAGAGGGTTGGGGTGAGGGGGGACTTTCACCGCTCCTGCCAGATTCCACATCTACGACGAAGCCGGCGTATTCCTTACAATTGCACAATGCCTGCCCCGCATGCCGATACGGGGCACCACTGATAGCGGGGATCTCTCTTTCAGTAGCGGTGCGTTGAGTACTCAAGCGGTAATGAGGGTTGCGAATTGCCCAAGGAGGCAGCATTCAGTGACTATTCCGGAACAGCCGACGATCACGACGGAGACCTTGCGCGAGATGCTGGCTGCTCTGCCACGCGCTCAATTGGCGAATCTTCCTACGCCGCTCGACTACTGCCCACGCCTCACGGCGCACCTGGGCGGTCCCGACATCTCCATCAATCGCGACGACCTGACCGGCCTGGCACTGGGCGGCAACAAGACGCGCAACCTGGATTTTCTGTTTGGTGAGGCCATCGCTCAGGGTGCGGACTGCATCATTACCGGCGCGTATCCGCAGTCGAACCAGTGCCGCCAGACCGCGGCGGCCGCGGCGAAACTGGGGCTGGAGTGCTTCCTCGTACTGGGAGCGCTAAAGCACCGGGCGGACGTGCAAGGCAACCTGCTGCTCGATCACCTCTTCGGCGCGCGCGTGGAGATCGCGCCGGACGCCGACGACGTGGATGTGCAGGCCGTCATTGACGAACGCGTGGAATCGCTCAAGGTCCAGGGCAGGCGGCCCTTCCGCTTCACGAACAAATACCCCGCACTTGCCGTCAAGTCGGTGGCGGGCTACCTGAGCGGCATGCTGGAGCTGCACGAGCAATTGCAGCACCTGCCGGAGCAGCCGACGACAATTGTCGTCACCTCCGGTTCCGGCTCCACCCACACCGGCATTGCCGCCACGGTGAAGGCGTTGGGCCTGCCCTATCACGTCACTGGCATCTCCATCCGTCCGCAGAATCCGCCGCAGCGCGAGCGCATTGCCGCCCTCTCCCAAACCGCCGCGCACTACTACGGCATCCCTTGCGCTTTAACTGCTGATGAAGTGGACGTGCGGGAAGAGTACTTCGGCGCCGGACACGGCATCACCACCGCCGCGGGCCGGGAGGCGGTGCGCACCGTGGCGCGCACCGAAGGCATCTTGCTCGACCTCACGTACACCGGCAAGGCTATGTCCGGCCTCATCGACCTGGTGCGGAACGGCACCTTCAAGCCAGGCGAGCGCGTGGTATTCGTGCACACCGGCGGCATTCCCTCGCTCTTCGCCCACGCTGACGAGGTGCTTGCATAGCATAGTCTTGGACCTCTTGCAGTCCGCGGTGGCAGGTTCCGCAGACGTGTCGAGAATCCCATTCACACCACACCCAAAAGTGACGCTTGAGGAGACCACTGCGCAACCTCATTTCTTGGGCGCAAGTTCCTACCCCCTCTCCCGGGAGAGAGGGCTGGGGTGAGGGGAATACTCTGCCAGTACACCCAATCCACGCCCCAAATCCAGCGTTTGGACACAGGTCTCCTTGGGGCAGAGACCGGCGTAAATTTGCGGCATGGTAAGATACTTTGCGCAAGGCCCGGGCGCAAACCTGCGACCGGAGGGTTGCGATTGGCGTGCAGCCCCACCAATCCGGTGCAAGTAGCCTATGCCTGCGCCGGATTCCACACATGTGATAGGCACTCAGCGATTGCAATAATTCGCGTAAGGAAGCAATAGCATGAACCCTTTGTCAATGGCGGCAACACAGCAGGAACTCTTGGAGTCCAGCCGGCAGCACTTTCCGGGCGGCAGTTCCGGCTTGTGGCGGCTGCCGGACGAATATCAGATTGTGGTCACCCACGGGCGCGGCAGCCACGTGTGGGACATGGCCGGACGCGAGTACATCGACTGCATTCTGGGCTCGGGGCCCGTGCTCATCGGGCACGCCCATCCGGCGGTGGTGGCGGCGGTGCAGGCACAGGTGGCGCAGGGCGCCACCTACTTTCTCCTGAACGAACCGGCAATTCGGCTGGCCGAACAAGTGGTGGATGCCGTGCCGTGCGCCGAGCAGATCCGCTTTGTGAGCACCGGCACGGAGGCCACCTTCTACGCCGTGCGCATTGCTCGCGCCTATACCGGCCGCAACAAGGTGCTGAAGTTCGAAGGCGCGCTCCACGGCGGCAATGACTATGCCACCCTGAGCACCGCGCCGCCCCGCACGAGTGACTATCCCCATGGCATTCCGGACAGCAGCGGCATCCCGGCGCAGGTGCAGGAGCAGGTGTTGATTTCGGAGTTCAACAACCTCGACCTTACCCGCGAGCTGGTGCACCAACACGGTGACGACCTGGCAGCCATCATCATGGAACCGCTCCAGCGGGCGCTCAATCCGGAGCCGGGATTCTTAGAAGCCGTCCGGGATTTGGCGCACGAAGTGGGGGCGTTGCTGATCTTCGACGAAATCGTCACCGGCTTCCGTCTCGCCTGGGGCGGCGCACAGGAGTACTACGGCGTGGAGCCGGACCTGGCGGTGCTCGGCAAGGCGCTGGGCGGCGGCTATCCGCAGGCCGCGGTGGCCGGGCCCGCCGCGATCATGGAGGTGGTCTCGTCGGCTATCCGTGGCACGCCGCGCTACGTCTGGATGGGCGGCACGTTCAGCGGCAATCCCTTGAGCGCCGTGGCCGGCCTTGCAACCCTGAGCGTGCTGCAGGAAGAAGGCAGCTTTGCGCGTCTGCACGCGATTGGCGATACAGTGCGCGACGGGCTGGAAGCGCTCGGCAGGGAGTTTGGTGAGCCGCTGCAAGCCATCGGCGCGGGGCCGCTGCTGCAGGTCTTCTTCGGCGAAGGTGAATTGCGCAGCTACCGCGACTGCCTGCAGACCGACAATACCAAGCGCATCGCATTCGCCCAAGAGCTGCTCCGCTCCGGTATCCTTACGAATCCGGGTGAGAAGCTCTACTTCTCGCTCGCCCACAGCGATGAGGACGTGGGCGAGATTCTCGACCGCGCCCGGGCGGCGTTGAAGACGGTGCAGGAGCGAGATACGGCCAAGTAGGAGCGTAGCCGCAGTTCTGGCTCAAAAGAGGCGCGGATTCTGGGCACGCGGTTCGCAAACTTTGATCCCAAGATGGTCTGAATAGGCCCAAAGCGCTTTGTCATAAGTGTGGGCCTCGCACACTTTCATGTACGTAGCGGTCGCAAGATGTATGCAGTCGCGCGGATCTCGCTTAAGGCTTTCCTCCAGACCAATTCTCATTATTCCGCGGGCCTGTTTCGCGATGAACGGCGTAAACTCTACAAGCAACACTACGCTGCTGTCATAGAAGAGCTTATCAATATTGTTAAGTGCCGACTCGTCGAGCGTTCGGTCGATAAGTTCTTGGCCCGAGTGTGCCACCTCTACTAATGACAAAATGGAGGTGACAATCTTGCGCTTCCCCTCGCTCTGCTCTACCTCGCTCAAAATCCCCTGTAGCGTGTTTATGTACTCTGGCGTGTCATTGATGTAATGCAAGAAACAGTTGGCGTCCCAGTATATATAGATTGGAAGATCTGGCATTGCGCCCCCTAAGAATTCGCGACGTTTCGCAAAACTCCCCGCGCCTCACGGTAAGAGCCAGGGGCG includes:
- a CDS encoding aspartate aminotransferase family protein, with the translated sequence MNPLSMAATQQELLESSRQHFPGGSSGLWRLPDEYQIVVTHGRGSHVWDMAGREYIDCILGSGPVLIGHAHPAVVAAVQAQVAQGATYFLLNEPAIRLAEQVVDAVPCAEQIRFVSTGTEATFYAVRIARAYTGRNKVLKFEGALHGGNDYATLSTAPPRTSDYPHGIPDSSGIPAQVQEQVLISEFNNLDLTRELVHQHGDDLAAIIMEPLQRALNPEPGFLEAVRDLAHEVGALLIFDEIVTGFRLAWGGAQEYYGVEPDLAVLGKALGGGYPQAAVAGPAAIMEVVSSAIRGTPRYVWMGGTFSGNPLSAVAGLATLSVLQEEGSFARLHAIGDTVRDGLEALGREFGEPLQAIGAGPLLQVFFGEGELRSYRDCLQTDNTKRIAFAQELLRSGILTNPGEKLYFSLAHSDEDVGEILDRARAALKTVQERDTAK
- a CDS encoding D-cysteine desulfhydrase family protein encodes the protein MTIPEQPTITTETLREMLAALPRAQLANLPTPLDYCPRLTAHLGGPDISINRDDLTGLALGGNKTRNLDFLFGEAIAQGADCIITGAYPQSNQCRQTAAAAAKLGLECFLVLGALKHRADVQGNLLLDHLFGARVEIAPDADDVDVQAVIDERVESLKVQGRRPFRFTNKYPALAVKSVAGYLSGMLELHEQLQHLPEQPTTIVVTSGSGSTHTGIAATVKALGLPYHVTGISIRPQNPPQRERIAALSQTAAHYYGIPCALTADEVDVREEYFGAGHGITTAAGREAVRTVARTEGILLDLTYTGKAMSGLIDLVRNGTFKPGERVVFVHTGGIPSLFAHADEVLA
- a CDS encoding MerR family transcriptional regulator; translated protein: MSAERYLQIGEVAEQLGLTPRTLRYYEEIGLLAPPSRMEGGFRLYSAADIDRLENIVQLKRLLGFSLREIKQVVEAMESLKLLRQESKQASDLETKRDSLRKGLEILEQQVEVLDGRMRQVAEMRDQFDERSLRVRERLEQIETELQAVAVNTTT
- a CDS encoding type II toxin-antitoxin system VapC family toxin, producing MPDLPIYIYWDANCFLHYINDTPEYINTLQGILSEVEQSEGKRKIVTSILSLVEVAHSGQELIDRTLDESALNNIDKLFYDSSVVLLVEFTPFIAKQARGIMRIGLEESLKRDPRDCIHLATATYMKVCEAHTYDKALWAYSDHLGIKVCEPRAQNPRLF